One segment of Thermosipho atlanticus DSM 15807 DNA contains the following:
- a CDS encoding HD domain-containing phosphohydrolase: MANIDDKDVMSEDEKESKLLNALHKTLDLAFDKAQEENALMLKKLIEITQIISSNLKLKGIIKATLKRLNKIIEGEYFAIWLFDETGKKIILKAYLEKNDGLKVNFEDRIEIENTVINEFVDENVLVLSKDTKDYKYFKNLINFMKENIQSILLIPIQGLGNIYGILIVCTHYPMDHRSNEIGYLSIIANQVGLSLENAQLYKSLQNYFYNVVNALVAALEAKDKYTQGHSLRVAQWSKIVARELDLSENEQKKIYIAGLLHDIGKVGVEEYILLKKAPLTSQEIEKIREHPVLGVKILEPANVPKEIIKAVLYHHENYDGSGYPEGISGEKIPVLARIIRVVDSYDAMISDRPYRKAFSKEWAIEELKRCSGKQFDPSIVDIVVRLIKRGIFDNIVIEN, translated from the coding sequence TTGGCAAATATAGATGATAAAGATGTGATGTCTGAAGACGAGAAAGAGTCAAAACTTTTGAATGCTCTTCATAAAACTCTCGATCTTGCGTTTGATAAAGCCCAAGAAGAAAATGCATTAATGTTGAAAAAACTTATTGAAATAACACAAATAATATCTTCTAATTTGAAGTTAAAAGGAATTATAAAAGCAACATTGAAAAGACTCAATAAAATAATAGAAGGGGAGTATTTTGCAATATGGCTTTTTGATGAAACAGGTAAGAAAATTATATTAAAAGCATATTTGGAAAAAAATGATGGGTTAAAAGTTAATTTTGAAGATCGCATTGAAATAGAAAATACAGTTATTAATGAATTTGTAGATGAAAATGTATTGGTTTTATCAAAAGATACTAAAGATTATAAATATTTCAAAAATTTAATAAATTTTATGAAAGAGAATATTCAATCAATTTTACTAATTCCTATTCAAGGATTGGGAAATATTTATGGGATATTAATAGTTTGTACACATTATCCCATGGATCATCGGAGTAATGAAATTGGTTATTTGTCTATTATTGCTAATCAAGTGGGACTCTCATTGGAAAATGCTCAGTTATATAAATCATTACAAAATTATTTTTATAACGTTGTAAATGCACTAGTTGCTGCTTTGGAGGCAAAAGATAAATATACTCAAGGCCATTCTCTGAGAGTAGCTCAATGGTCAAAAATAGTTGCAAGAGAATTAGACTTATCTGAAAACGAACAAAAAAAGATTTATATAGCAGGGCTGTTACATGATATTGGAAAAGTTGGAGTGGAGGAATATATATTATTAAAAAAAGCCCCTCTAACTTCTCAAGAGATCGAGAAAATTCGAGAGCATCCTGTACTAGGAGTAAAAATATTAGAACCTGCCAATGTTCCGAAAGAGATAATTAAAGCAGTTCTTTATCACCATGAAAATTATGATGGTAGTGGTTATCCTGAAGGGATTTCAGGTGAAAAGATTCCAGTTTTAGCTCGAATTATTAGAGTGGTAGATTCGTATGATGCAATGATTTCTGATAGACCATATCGTAAGGCATTTTCTAAAGAGTGGGCGATTGAGGAATTGAAAAGATGTTCAGGAAAGCAATTTGATCCTAGTATTGTTGACATAGTCGTAAGACTTATCAAGCGTGGTATATTTGATAATATAGTAATTGAGAATTAA
- the rpmE gene encoding 50S ribosomal protein L31 produces the protein MKKGIHPEMKLITVKCACGTEHKFYSTRENVRIDVCSSCHPFYKGSRGAGAFVDTEGRIEKFKKKYNLD, from the coding sequence GTGAAAAAGGGAATTCACCCAGAGATGAAGCTTATTACTGTAAAATGTGCTTGTGGCACTGAGCATAAGTTTTATAGTACTAGAGAAAACGTAAGGATTGATGTTTGCTCGAGCTGTCATCCATTTTACAAAGGTAGTAGAGGAGCTGGAGCATTTGTAGATACGGAAGGAAGAATTGAGAAATTCAAAAAGAAATATAATTTAGATTAA
- a CDS encoding S1 RNA-binding domain-containing protein has product MEVGQVVKGKVVEILKFGANVELENGEKAFVHISKIASTYVKSVSDHLKVGQEIEGKILGKTKDGKWEISLKLKEGKGTSRSDQQTSSDFERKLAKFMKDSDRKHSEYRKRLDKKRGKKNRR; this is encoded by the coding sequence ATGGAAGTTGGGCAAGTAGTAAAAGGAAAAGTAGTGGAGATACTCAAGTTTGGAGCAAATGTTGAACTAGAGAACGGAGAAAAAGCTTTCGTCCATATTTCTAAGATTGCATCTACGTATGTTAAATCCGTAAGTGATCATTTGAAAGTTGGTCAAGAGATTGAAGGAAAAATATTAGGTAAAACTAAGGATGGAAAGTGGGAAATTTCTTTAAAGTTAAAGGAAGGAAAAGGAACATCTAGAAGTGACCAACAAACAAGTTCGGATTTTGAAAGGAAATTGGCAAAGTTTATGAAAGATAGTGATAGAAAGCATTCGGAATATCGTAAAAGACTTGATAAAAAAAGAGGAAAAAAGAATAGAAGGTAA
- the nuoF gene encoding NADH-quinone oxidoreductase subunit NuoF: protein MKPITVLVSVDSNSVLLGAKEFYKQLVELVKEHNLDKIVDVLETGTMGSYNGVTIGIMPDGVFYNVKNKDNVLKIFEEHILKGRKVLDLEISKEQLISTETKELPNEYKIVTRNIGKIDPKNIDEYIANNGYFALAKALKMKPEEIIDEIKNSGLRGRGGAGFPTGLKWEFAYKTSADQKFIVCNADEGEPGTYKDRLIMEGDPHSVIEAMVIAGYAVGATKGYIYIRGEYYGSIENLRKAIKDAYEYGFLGKNILNSNFDFDLFIRLGAGAYICGEETALLESIEGKAGRARLKPPYPPQSGLFGKPTVINNVETLANVPSIILNGAQWFKSIGTENSPGTKVFCFAGNLSNRGIVELPMGVKVRELIALSGGVAGSNKLKMIQTGGIAGTFIGEDKYDTPLDYDSFKNYGVSLGSGVILGVNNNHCVVDIALNVMEFFSHESCGKCTPCREGTKLAVNILKKMSHFEATKEDLDKLIEIANLAKSAALCGLGQSFPVPLLSLINNFKDEFLTHIENKACPANICKKIENKKKKKSKKLIR from the coding sequence ATGAAGCCAATAACTGTTCTAGTTTCTGTAGATAGTAATAGTGTACTTCTGGGTGCCAAAGAATTTTACAAGCAACTTGTCGAACTTGTAAAAGAACACAATTTAGATAAAATTGTCGATGTTTTAGAAACCGGTACGATGGGAAGTTATAACGGGGTTACCATTGGCATTATGCCTGATGGTGTCTTTTATAATGTCAAAAATAAAGATAACGTACTAAAGATTTTTGAAGAACACATCTTAAAAGGTAGAAAAGTCTTAGATTTAGAAATTAGCAAAGAACAATTAATCAGTACAGAAACAAAGGAACTACCAAATGAGTATAAAATAGTAACCCGCAACATTGGAAAAATAGATCCTAAAAACATTGATGAATATATTGCAAATAATGGATATTTTGCTTTAGCAAAAGCATTGAAAATGAAACCTGAAGAAATTATTGACGAAATTAAAAACAGTGGATTAAGAGGAAGAGGAGGAGCTGGATTCCCCACAGGATTAAAATGGGAATTTGCTTATAAAACAAGTGCTGATCAAAAGTTTATCGTTTGTAATGCAGATGAAGGTGAGCCAGGAACTTACAAGGATAGGTTGATTATGGAAGGTGACCCACACAGCGTAATTGAAGCAATGGTCATTGCCGGCTATGCTGTAGGAGCAACTAAAGGATATATATATATTAGAGGGGAATATTATGGTTCTATTGAAAATTTGAGAAAAGCAATAAAAGATGCATATGAATATGGTTTCTTAGGAAAAAATATTTTAAATTCTAATTTTGATTTTGATTTATTTATTAGACTAGGAGCAGGAGCCTACATTTGCGGTGAAGAAACTGCCCTTTTGGAATCAATTGAAGGAAAAGCTGGAAGAGCAAGACTAAAGCCTCCATATCCTCCACAAAGCGGTTTGTTTGGAAAACCGACTGTTATCAACAATGTAGAAACACTTGCAAATGTTCCTTCAATAATACTTAATGGTGCTCAATGGTTCAAATCAATTGGAACAGAAAATTCTCCAGGTACTAAAGTCTTTTGTTTTGCTGGAAATCTTTCAAACAGGGGAATTGTAGAATTACCAATGGGAGTGAAAGTTAGAGAATTAATTGCACTTTCTGGCGGAGTAGCTGGAAGCAATAAACTCAAAATGATCCAGACAGGAGGAATTGCTGGCACATTTATTGGTGAAGATAAATATGATACACCACTTGACTATGACTCTTTTAAAAACTACGGTGTAAGTCTTGGATCAGGTGTAATTCTCGGTGTTAACAATAATCATTGCGTAGTTGATATTGCGTTAAACGTTATGGAATTCTTCAGCCACGAATCCTGTGGAAAATGTACACCATGTCGTGAAGGTACAAAGTTGGCAGTTAATATTCTTAAAAAAATGAGCCATTTTGAAGCAACAAAAGAAGATTTAGACAAATTAATTGAAATAGCGAATCTTGCTAAAAGCGCTGCACTATGCGGTCTTGGACAAAGCTTCCCTGTACCTTTACTCTCGTTGATCAATAATTTCAAGGATGAATTTCTTACGCATATCGAAAATAAAGCTTGTCCTGCAAATATTTGTAAAAAAATAGAAAACAAAAAAAAGAAAAAATCTAAAAAACTGATAAGGTAA
- a CDS encoding NADH-quinone oxidoreductase subunit NuoE family protein, translated as MITTEEIRNIVKEAKNETLEEQDILIYTLHKIQDKIEKSYIPEHAAQIVSEELNIPISKVYEVLTFYTMFSTKPRGKYVIRVCTSLPCHVVNGKEIIQALKDELKIDFNQTTEDGLFTLEESGCLGLCGVSPVIMINQEYYGDLTPEKVREIIRNLKGGEQK; from the coding sequence ATGATTACAACTGAAGAAATTAGGAACATCGTAAAAGAAGCTAAAAATGAAACACTTGAAGAACAGGATATTTTAATCTATACTCTTCACAAAATTCAAGATAAAATTGAAAAAAGCTACATTCCAGAACACGCTGCCCAAATAGTCAGCGAAGAATTAAATATTCCAATTTCAAAAGTATATGAAGTTTTAACTTTTTATACTATGTTTTCCACTAAACCTAGGGGAAAATATGTTATAAGAGTGTGTACAAGTCTCCCGTGCCATGTAGTAAACGGAAAGGAAATTATACAAGCATTAAAGGATGAATTAAAAATTGACTTTAACCAAACAACAGAAGACGGTTTGTTTACACTCGAAGAATCCGGATGTTTAGGACTTTGTGGGGTTTCACCTGTAATAATGATTAATCAAGAATATTATGGTGATCTCACCCCCGAAAAAGTAAGAGAAATAATTAGAAATCTTAAAGGGGGTGAACAGAAATGA